Below is a genomic region from Biomphalaria glabrata chromosome 3, xgBioGlab47.1, whole genome shotgun sequence.
GTTAAACATTTTACTTGTCCACAAAACTGTTTCACTCACTTCCTCGTGCTTCTATTCTGAGAATACAATGAAGGTCAAGGATTGCCTGAAGAAGCTGAGGAGAGACTTATGGGAGTTACTTTAGACAAATTTGGAGGCGCGTTGGTcgagcggtaaaacgcttgaACACCGAACAGAAGGgttccgggtttgaatccttgcaaaaactgagattttttttattttgggatctttgagGCGTCCCTGAgaccacccatctctaatgattgactgacattagttgggtgaAAGGCAGTTGGACGTTATGCTGGCCGCATGGCATTCTCTATAACAGTAGTCCATAGAAACAAATGGCCTTTTCATCATTTGActtatagattgcaaggcctgaaagggaactttccttttttttttagaagtggggggggggggacaaattTAGATTTGTGTCTAGAAACATGAGAAAGTCGTTGTTTACTACCTATTGTATTTACCTGTATATTTCTAGAAGCTTATtgatttctctttcttttattgtAGACGAGCTGGTTTAAATGCGAGAGAAATATTCAATTGAAGTCTGATGTGTAAACTATTGATTGTAAATTACATTGCtaagaaataaatattgcaTTCAGGCTGCATATCAATCTTTCTAGACCATTCTATTTTTGGTTATCTTTAACTTGAATAAAACGTGAACAAAatggtttttaaataaaaatgaacaacttttaataacattataaacacatttttcaAGTTCAATGAAAAATGAACGCAGATACACATGTGAAATAATGATGTCTTCAACAAAATCCAACTCATTTTTAAAAACGACACGAGCTGGACACATACTAACAAAATATTCACCATCGTTTTATtgatggttacatcagaaactcACACAATCAAGCAATCACACAAGTACAATTCGTTTAAAGTGTTGTCTCGATAAAATGCCATGCTGtttctataaaatatcatgCTGTTTCTATCAAATGCTATAAAACGTCCTGCTGTTTCTATAAAATGCCATGCTGTTTCTATAAAACGTCCTGCTGTTTCAATAAAATGTCATGCTGTTTCTATAAAACGTCCTGCTGTTTCAATAAAATGTCATGCTGTTTCTATAAAACGTCCTGCTGTTTCAATAAAATGTCATGCTGTTTCTATAAAGTCTCACTATATGTGTACTTTATATTTCCGTCCAAAGGAACGTCACAAGGAATTAATGTTAGACAAGACAGATATATCGTTTCATGACCAACACTAGTTCTTACGATCTATGAAGTTcttaatatttttcaaaaacttgGTAGGTAGGACGAACTGCCTAGCATGCATgtatatgcatttttttctcatatatCGAGAATCAGCACAATGGAAAAAGATAGTGCTGCAAAGTTATTCTCCTTAGTGTTGTgacataatattaacaataccATCTGGCTACAGGTAGCAAACAGAGGGTGTCTCTTGTATGGTACGACATACATCAGCATATAGCTACAGGTAGCAAACAGAGATTCTCTTGTATAAGACATACATCAACATGTGGCTACAGGTAGCAAACAGAGATTCTCTTGTATAAGACATACATCAACATGTGGCTACAGGTAGCAAACAGAGATTCTCTTGTATAAGACATACATCAACATGTGGCTACAGGTAGCAAACAGAGATTCTCTTGTATAAGACATACATAAACATGTGGCTACAGGTAGCAAACAGAGATTCTCTTGTATAAGACATACATAAACATGTGGCTACAGGTAGCAAACAGAGATTCTCTTGTATAAGACATACATCAACATGTGGCTACAGGTAGCAAACAGAGATTCTCTTGTATAAGACATACATAAACATGTGGCTACAGGTAGCAAACAGAGATTCTCTTGTATAAGACATACATCAACATGTGGCTACAGGTAGCAAACAGAGATTCTCTTGTATAAGACATACATCAACATGTGGCTACAGGTAGCAAACAGAGATTCTCTTGTATAAGACATACATAAACATGTGGCTACAGGTAGCAAACAGAGATTCTCTTGTATAAGACATACATAAACATGTGGCTACAGGTAGCAAACAGAGATTCTCTTGTATAAGACATACATCAACATGTGGCTACAGGTAGCAAAGACACTTAACATGTTCAATGGTTGGCCATCTTGTCGTGCGGTATGAGCCCTGGACTgccgttcggtcgtctcgatggtcccgggttcaaaccctgcccgctgccatcccacgtcgtcctgcgggaggtttggaaaaggaagtaaattatcttcaactctgaaggaacatccgaaacatggaaaacattaaaaataaaataaaaataagtcaccgatattaaataatttattgtttccctatatatatatcattgatatatcattgacattgatatatatatatatatatataaacaaatgatTACCTCAATTacgtttaaaataatgattcaAACGAAATGCATATAACAATGAAATGGCAAGAGACAACGACTCACGTTTATCGGCGTGGACATGTTTCAAGATcattttaatttagattttaaaaaaatatactaatgAAGATGGAATTGGATAAATCTTATTGCGTTCGTCATACATTCAATGATCTTAAGAAGCCAAAGACATAATTAATGGAATAATATTGCAAGATAACACAGAGATACACACCAGACATCAGTAGACAAGTATCACATTGACACACATCAGACATCAGTAGACAAGTATCACAGAGATACACACCAGACATCAGTAGACAAGTATCACTCTGATACACATCAGACATCAGTAGAAAATTATCACACTGATACACATCAGACATCAGTAGATAAGTATCACACTGATACACATCGGACATCAGTAGACAAGTATCACAGAGATACACATCAGACATCAGTAGACAAGTATCACAGAGATACACACCAGACATCAGTAGAAAGGTATCTCTCGGATACACATCAGACATCAGTAGACAAGTATCACAGAGATACACATCAGACATCAGTAGACAAGTATCACAGAGATACACATCAGACATCAGTAGACAAGTATCACAGAGATACAGATTAGACATCAGTAGACAAGTATCACACTGATACACATCAGACATCAGTAGACAAGTATCATAGAGATACACATCAGTAGACAAGTATCATAGAGATACACATCAGACATCAGTAGACAAGTATCACATTGATACACATCAGACATCAGTAGATAGGTATCACAGAGATACACATCAGACATCAGTAGACAAGTATCACAGAGATACACATCAGACATCAGTAGATAAGTATCACATTGATACACATCAGACATCAGCAGACAAGTATCACATTGATACACATCAGACATCAGTAGATAGGTATCACAGAGATACACATCAGACATCAGTAGACAAGTATCACATTGATACACATCAGACATCAGCAGACAAGTATCACATTGATACACATCAGACATCAGCAGACAAGTATCACATTGATACACATCAGACATCAGTAGATAGGTATCACAGAGATACACATCAGACATCAGCAGACAAGTATCACATTGATACACATCAGACATCAGTAGATAGGTATCACATTGATACACATCAGACATCAGTAGATAGGTATCACAGAGATACACATCAGACATCAGTAGATAGGTATCACAGAGATACACATCAGACATCAGTAGACAAGTATCACAGAGATACACATCAGACATCAGTAGACAAGTATCACATTGATACACATCAGACATCAGTAGACAAGTATCACATTGATACACATCAGACATCAGTAGATAGGTATCACATTGATACACATCAGACATCAGTAGATAGGTATCACAGAGATACACATCAGACATCAGTAGACAAGTATCACAGAGATACACATCAGACATCAGTAGACAGGTATCACATTGATACACATCAGACATCAGTAGACAAGTATCACATTGATACACATCAGACATCAGTAGATAGGTATCACATTGATACACATCAGACATCAGTAGATAGGTATCACAGAGATACACATCAGACATCAGTAGACAAGTATCACAGAGATACACATCAGACATCAGTAGACAAGTATCACAGAGATACACATCAGACATCAGTAGACAAGTATCACATTGATACACATCAGACATCAGTAGACAAGTATCACATTGATACACATCAGACATCAGTAGATAGGTATCACATTGATACACATCAGACATCAGTAGATAGGTATCACAGAGATACACATCAGACATCAGTAGACAAGTATCACAGAGATACACATCAGACATCAGTAGACAGGTATCACATTGATACACATCAGACATCAGTAGACAAGTATCACATTGATACACATCAGACATCAGTAGATAGGTATCACATTGATACACATCAGACATCAGTAGATAGGTATCACAGAGATACACATCAGACATCAGTAGACAAGTATCACAGAGATACACATCAGACATCAGTAGACAAGTATCACATTGATACACATCAGACATCAGTAGATAGGTATCACAGAGATACACATCAGACATCAGTAGACAAGTATCACAGAGATACACATCAGACATCAGTAGACAAGTATCACATTGATACACATCAGACATCAGTAGATAGGTATCACAGAGATACACATCAGACATCAGTAGACAAGTATCACAGAGATACACATCAGACATCAGTAGACAAGTATCACATTGATACACATCAGACATCAGTAGATAGGTATCACAGAGATACACATCAGACATCAGTAGACAAGTATCACAGAGATACACATCAGACATCAGTAGATAAGTATCACAGAGATACACATCAGACATCAGTAGACAAGTGTACAACATTCACGAAAACACTAACTCCGACCTGCtcactaaacattttttttgtcctaACCAAGATGCACACGTAAACGAAAGTGGCAAATCAAAGCATTtcaaataatattgaaaactgAATCTATACATCTTTGGAGTTTCAGCACCTTGAACATTCTGTTACTTGACTCTATTGTCAGGCAATGAGCTGTTACATATCTTAAGAATATATCTATTATTTTATCATAATAACTTAATAAAAATAtcctaaatgttgttgtttttctttactcCTTCTATATAGCTaaggtttttaaatatttacaagGTTTGAGTGAATTCCCTACTTTATAGAAAGATTATCGGCTAATTAAATCTTGACGGTACGGGTAATTGGACGGATTGCTTAAATGATGAGTTGCTTAAATTGCAagcaatttaatttttaactaaTGTCGCATTCATATAAACTTGACATTTCGGTCTTGGAAGTGGAAGCCCAGTGCATTGGTTTGTTATAAGTGAAAGTCCGGTGCATTGGTTTGTTATAAGTGAAAGCCCAGTGCATTGGTTTGTTATAAGTGAAAGTCCGGTGCATTGGTTTGTTATAAGTGAAAGCCCAATGCATTGGTTTGTTATAAGTGAAAGTCCGGTGCATTGGTTTGTTAGCCTCTTTCAGCCTCATCTTCTGTCTGCAGTCTCCACTCAGGTCAAGTTGTTCATACATCTGCAGAAAGTGGGGACTTGGACGAAGctaaacattatctcccttgttgAGCCAGGCTTAAAGACCAGCGCAGTCAACGTCTGGTTCACCATAGTACAAGAACATTGACAGGTCAAACAGTTGAGTTCCTTTCTGGAGAGATACAACATACACGAAATAGTTGATAAATGATTACAATTACAGAATCTATTTGTACATTTCCCCTCCACCGCTAAATtacatctgtctgtctgggaggattcttttacacttttttttctcccacttcccattctcgaatgaaggtgaaattttgtacaatcaTTCATTgccgatgacaacacacgaatcaattaaaaaaatataaaaaattagttATTCAATTTTCGAGAATGGTGCGACCTTGCATGAAAAGGAAGGATACAATATGTAATATTTAGCGATATCGCAACGATTGAATGGTGCTACCCCTTAAATCAAAAtaagccttgttttttttttttcacagattCTGTTATATTttccttgatttttttttatagacatttctcttctgagttttcatttaaaagttacTTTCTTAGAAACGTCattaatttaatgaatgaaaaaataattattattgtttttatcttccAAATGAAAGTCGTCTCCCTTAGAAAATAACCAGAGCATAAGCAATATCATCTATCAATATGTTTGAGcagatgtctgtgtgtgtgctcATTGATTGTACCAAGAGAGACTTATATATTCCCGGTATATTGCTTTCTAAATATCACATTAAATTTAGTAAAattagtatctatctatctatctatctatctatctatctatctatctatctgtctgtctgtctgtctgtgtctgtcatttctatctatctatatctacatcCACATAAGTAATAAGCTATAATTAATCTACCTGCAAGTCTCTGTAGGGAAGTATTGACTTCTCTGTCCTACTTGAACTAAACTCACAGCAGTACCCAATGGGTCTGACAATGTGGTGAAAGTCTCGAGTTTTGGTTCCCTGTGGATGCAGTAGAATGATCTGATCGCAACGGATGTTACCAGAGCTCTCTATAGATACTTGTATGTATGTTACCAGAGCTCTCTATAGATACGTGTATGTATGTTACCAGAGCTCTCTATAGATACTTGTATGTATGTTACCAGAGCTCTCTATAGATACTTGTATGTATGTTACCAGAGCTCTCTATAGATACTTGTATGTATGTTACCAGAGCTCTCTATAGATACTTGTATGTATGTTACCAGAGCTCTCTATAGATACTTGTATGTATGTTACCAGAGCTCTCTATAGATACTTGTATGTATGTTACCAGAGCTCTCTATAGATACTTGTATGTATGTTACCAGAGCTCTCTATAGATACTCAACACTATACAGGAATCAGTGTTCGCTTGTACCGTATTTTCCCGAATATAACCCGTATACACTTATACCCCGCACCAATTACAAAATAACTTAGTGAAAACAAAATAGTGTAACCCGCAACCTTATATACCCCGCATGTGTAAAGCGTGACTTGCCGTAAGTTACCGGTACATAAAGTTGTTGCTCATCAGACATCTTCCCTcaaatatgtatgtgtgtgtgtgtgtgtgtgtggaaggtGTGTGTGCGGTATGAGTGTATGCGTGTGGGTAGGTGTGTGAATATGTGAGTGGGTTGGTGGGAGTGTAAACCATTTTCCATACATACAAACGATATAGATCAAAGTCTAGTTCTATAAGTAGATAGCATGTTCAAACTGATGTATTTAATTACTCTAAGTTCTATGGTAGCACTTGATAAACCAAGGTCTGTGTAGTTCTAACAAGTATGTTTAATACAGTTCTAATACTTACGATGCACAACAGCCATGGTATGAAGtctgaaatatataaacatttaacaAATCTAAAGTTTAATAGCTTCAAAATGGTTTTAAGATGCTTGGAAATAACAAGAGGGTAggatttaataatattattttggcACATTGATAGCTTTCTAAGTCAAAGTATCTGATATTCAGATATagattgaaattttaaaatgagattTGAGTACGTCCCCTTGTCTGTCCaggccactggcggatccagaactttggaggggggggggcgatttttttccaaaccctaaccagtaaaccctaaccctatgcataaacgtgcgtacagcacacacacacacacacacatatatatatatatatatatatatatatatatatatatatatatatatatatatatatatatatatatatatatatatatatatatatatatggctccttttgtctcgaaaggcaatggatgcgcccaaatgagtcactggttttggcttaatcttgagacggggcagaatctggtgtggctaatcaagccaattctagaacggcagactttgccacaattcgtacatgtgtatgcctctgatttagggctagcagacagggcagctttctttttatccctcttgattaaagccgcttcaattcttttgttctcagcaagggttgtcccagcacgcacagtctgttcccatgcactccggtctttggctatgttttcccacatactttcgctgatgcctgaggctctcatgtctcgcttgcagacatctctatatgttagtcttgggcggcccttgggtctgactccttccacaagctcagcatataagatatctttcgggattctgccatctggcatgcgggtgacatgtccgagccagcgtaatcttctttgtgtcaggagagcatacatgctgttcatattggccaatcttaaaacttcctgattggagacatggtccctccaagagatgcccattatgcgtctcaggcagcgcaagtggaaactattcaatctgtgctcttggtacatgtatgttgaccagctctcactgccataaaggagagtgctcacaacacaggcgttgtagactaggattttggtcgctgtggtcaatttaccattttcccagacgcgcttggagagttttgccaatgctgtggtagcttttcctatcctttttgtcagctcgatgtctaagtctaggttactgacaattgttgaacccaagtaggtaaattcctgcaccactgaaagggtgtggttcccaatttgtattataggtatttctgcgacgtcttgtgccaggatttcggtcttggagagacttatagtaaggctaaactcttgataagcagctgctaaggcgttcactagcttctgtagacctccttgtgagtgagatacgagtgccgcgtcatcggcaaacagcagctcccttatcaatatacgacgccttttcgttttggctttaagacgtgccaggttaaagagccttccatcggatctgctatggatgtatattccgtcttccagggatttaaaagcactggatagtacgactgagaagaagatgccaaatagtgtaggggccagtacacatccttgtttgacaccgctcttaatggagaatggcctggaggaagaactttcaaactgaacagcatgtatgctctcctgacacaaagaagattacgctggctcggacatgtcacccgcatgccagatggcagaatcccgaaagatatcttatatgctgagcttgtggaaggagtcagacccaagggccgcccaagactaacatatagagatgtctgcaagcgagacatgagagcctcaggcatcagcgaaagtatgtgggaaaacatagccaaagaccggagtgcatgggaacagactgtgcgtgctgggacaacccttgctgagaacaaaagaattgaagcggctttaatcaagagggataaaaagaaagctgccctgtctgctagccctaaatcagaggcatacacatgtacgaattgtggcaaagtctgccgttctagaattggcttgattagccacaccagattctgccccgtctcaagattaagccaaaaccagtgactcatttgggcgcatccattgcctttcgagacaaaaggagccatatatatatatatatatatatatatatatatatatatatatatatatatatatatatatatatatatatatattcgatatatgagaataaaataagactgtttctcaatcttcggcgaaaaaaacagaaaaaaaaaacagtctttctcttgcaagcttgggggtctgggagagcgctgtaagctttttcagtggggttcggggcaaagcccgacgcccaaaagcgttttcttgcatttttctctgcagaaacgcattcttctgacatctacagctcattatttatcagtggggttcggggcgaagccccgacgccaaaagcgttttcttgatttttcacggctgaaacgcattctcctgacatctacagctcattacttattagtggtgttcggggcgaagccccgacgccaa
It encodes:
- the LOC129924996 gene encoding repetin-like produces the protein MWLQTSVDRYHRDTHQTSVDKYHRDTHQTSVDKYHIDTHQTSADKYHIDTHQTSVDRYHRDTHQTSVDKYHIDTHQTSADKYHIDTHQTSADKYHIDTHQTSVDRYHRDTHQTSADKYHIDTHQTSVDRYHIDTHQTSVDRYHRDTHQTSVDRYHRDTHQTSVDKYHRDTHQTSVDKYHIDTHQTSVDKYHIDTHQTSVDRYHIDTHQTSVDRYHRDTHQTSVDKYHRDTHQTSVDRYHIDTHQTSVDKYHIDTHQTSVDRYHIDTHQTSVDRYHRDTHQTSVDKYHRDTHQTSVDKYHRDTHQTSVDKYHIDTHQTSVDKYHIDTHQTSVDRYHIDTHQTSVDRYHRDTHQTSVDKYHRDTHQTSVDRYHIDTHQTSVDKYHIDTHQTSVDRYHIDTHQTSVDRYHRDTHQTSVDKYHRDTHQTSVDKYHIDTHQTSVDRYHRDTHQTSVDKYHRDTHQTSVDKYHIDTHQTSVDRYHRDTHQTSVDKYHRDTHQTSVDKYHIDTHQTSVDRYHRDTHQTSVDKYHRDTHQTSVDKYHRDTHQTSVDKCTTFTKTLTPTCSLNIFFVLTKMHT